In the genome of Cyclopterus lumpus isolate fCycLum1 chromosome 19, fCycLum1.pri, whole genome shotgun sequence, one region contains:
- the LOC117749138 gene encoding BTB/POZ domain-containing protein 17-like, protein MVKQGARVHVGMPVPVLILVLVLGPLRGAAAAGSLKVDTTQDAGGGGSGADTISHSLTLVQRLEALLLQGNGSDVSLRVETPSADEVKVIAAHALVLSLQSAVFEELLQSRNGSTLVLKESADCAAVFDRFIRYLYCGEISLRLDHATPLHKLAAKYQVLGLQQGITQYMTQNLARDSPSGHVAGWYEYALRVGDSTLRDSCLQFMAWNLSSVLRSGEWTSVGGQLLMSLLRRSDLVLQSEMELFAALEAWIAHNEPDGLTAENMLRAVRYAMMPPRELFRLQTHSAVLARYQESVRDLLYMSYQFHSASPMHMAKFFDVNCSLFVPRNYLSPLWGSPWIIGNPSRDDRSTSFQTQLGPSGHDSSKRVTWNAMFSPRWLPVGMRPTYAEAGAMQPTRAEGGRPRIIVTPATSSADFAGVNFQKTVLVMAQQQGKVVVKHVYNFHQSTEETGDFLAEADLHRRTSEYLTDNSLFLHIVVKPLYQTLITIKN, encoded by the exons ATGGTGAAACAAGGTGCTCGAGTCCACGTTGGGATGCCGGTCCCGGTCCtgattctggttctggttctgggtcCGCTCCGGGGAGCAGCTGCCGCAG GCTCACTGAAAGTTGACACCACCCAGGACGCCGGCGGTGGTGGTTCTGGCGCGGACACCATCAGCCACTCGCTGACCCTGGTGCAGCGCCTGGAGGCCCTGCTGCTGCAGGGCAACGGCAGCGACGTGTCCCTGAGGGTGGAGACGCCCAGCGCCGACGAGGTGAAGGTGATCGCGGCTCACGCGCTGGTGCTGTCACTGCAGAGCGCCGTGTtcgaggagctgctgcagagccGCAACGGCAGCACGCTGGTCCTGAAGGAGAGCGCCGACTGCGCCGCCGTGTTCGACCGGTTCATCAG GTACCTGTACTGTGGGGAGATTTCCCTGCGTCTGGACCACGCCACTCCTCTCCACAAGCTGGCCGCCAAGTACCAGGTGCTGGGCCTCCAGCAGGGCATCACCCAGTACATGACCCAGAATCTGGCGCGGGACTCTCCCTCGGGCCACGTGGCGGGCTGGTACGAGTACGCCCTGCGGGTCGGGGACTCGACCCTGCGGGACAGCTGCCTCCAGTTCATGGCCTGGAACCTGTCGTCGGTGCTGCGGAGCGGCGAGTGGACGAGCGTCGGCGGCCAGCTGCTCATGTCGCTGCTGCGGCGCTCGGACCTCGTCCTGCAGAGCGAGATGGAGCTCTTCGCGGCGCTGGAGGCCTGGATCGCCCACAACGAGCCGGACGGCCTGACGGCGGAGAACATGCTGAGGGCCGTGCGCTACGCCATGATGCCGCCGCGCGAGCTCTTCCGCCTGCAGACGCACTCGGCGGTCCTGGCTCGCTACCAGGAGTCGGTGCGCGACCTGCTGTACATGTCCTACCAGTTCCACTCCGCGTCGCCGATGCACATGGCCAAGTTCTTCGACGTGAACTGCAGCCTCTTCGTGCCGAGGAACTACCTGTCCCCGCTGTGGGGGTCCCCCTGGATCATCGGCAACCCGTCGCGGGACGACCGCAGCACCAGCTTCCAGACCCAGCTGGGGCCCAGCGGCCACGACTCCAGCAAGCGGGTGACCTGGAACGCCATGTTCTCGCCGCGCTGGCTGCCCGTCGGCATGAGGCCGACGTACGCGGAGGCCGGCGCCATGCAGCCGACGCGCGCGGAGGGAGGGCGCCCTCGAATCATCGTCACGCCGGCCACGTCCAGCGCGGACTTCGCCGGGGTGAACTTCCAGAAGACGGTGCTGGTGATGGCTCAGCAGCAAGGGAAGGTGGTGGTGAAGCACGTCTACAACTTCCACCAGAGCACGGAGGAGACTGGGGACTTCCTGGCCGAGGCCGACCTGCACCGCCGGACGTCCGAGTACCTCACGGACAACTCGCTCTTCCTCCACATCGTGGTGAAGCCGCTGTACCAAACCCTCATCACCATCAAGAactga